GCGGCCGCGGAGCACGCCGCCCGAACGGGGATGTCGCCCATGTTCGCGGTGACGCTCCTCTCGGGCGTCAACGATGGCGTTGAAGACGCCGACGCGCTCTCCGAGGTCATTCACAGCTTCGCGAAGGCGACGGGGCACCGGCCGCGCTTGAGCATCATCCCGTACAACGCCATCGGCGGCGATGAGCCCTACGTGCGCAGCGCTGCCGAGCGCGAAGACGCGTTCCGCGAGCGCCTGCGGGAGCGCGGCGTCTTCTCGCACAAGCGCTACAGCGGCGGCTCCGACGTCGGCGCCGCCTGCGGTCAGCTCGCGGGTCGCGTCACGGCGTGAGCGGGCTCTCAGGCTCGGCAGCTACCGCCCGAGGGCGCGCTTGACGTCATCGGGGATAAGGTCCGACGGGAGCTTTAGCTGCGTCACGATCTTCTCGAGCTTCGCGCGCTCGTCTTCCGTCAGCACGCCATCGGCCATGGCCTTGTTCCACTCGTCCTTGAGGAAGGCGCCAAAGACGCTCCGCACGTCGTCGAGGGTGAGCTTTCCGAGCCCATAGAGCTGCTTCAACTCCGCTTGCTCGTGGGGCTCGAGAATTCCGTTGTCGAAGGCCTGCTTGAGTCGCTCGTAGAGGACCGTGCGGAGCTCGCTCATGCGCGCGAGTGTATCCGTCACCCCGTGCCTTGTGAAAGACTCACGGCGGTGAGCGCATTCCTCGTTGGCGCGGTCATCGGCGCGTTCTTTGTCACGCCGCTGGTGGTCTTCTATTTCCTCTTCTTACGGTGGTGCGACCGCTTCGAGCCGGAGCCTCTGTGGCTCCTCGGGCTCGCCTTCGCGTGGGGGGCTGTCTTCGCCACGCTCTTCGGCGGCCTCTCGAGCGCGGTCGGCGAGGGCGCCGTCGGGGCGGCGCTCGGTCTGAAGGCCGGGCACCCGATCATGCAAGCCATTGGCGCGACGGTCTTCGCGCCGGTCTTCGAGGAGGGCTTCAAGGCCATCGGGGTCCTGGTGGTGGCGCTCATCAGCGCCCTTGGCTTGAAAGAGTTCGACGGTGCCCTCGATGGCGCCATCTACGGTGGCGTTGTGGGGCTCGGCTTCACGCTCACCGAAGACATCCTCTACGTCGCGAATCAGTTCACGAAGGAAGGGTTGGGCGGGCTCATTGGCCTGTGGTTCTTGCGCACCGTGCTCCTGGGCCTGTCGTACTGCACGTTCACAGCGTGCACCGGGCTCGCCGTCGGCATCGCCGCGGAGCGCGGCACCGTCGCGAAGATCATCCTGCCGCCGCTAGGGCTTGCCGCCGCCATGGCCATGCACGCGATGCACAACGGCTTGCCTACGTTTTTTGGTAGCGGCGGCGCTGCCGTCATGATCCTCATTTCTTGGGTCATCGACCTTGGCTTCTTCGCGTTGCTCGCGCTCCTCGTGATGCGCGATCGCGCCACCGTCATTCGTGAGCTCTCGGGCGAGCTGGGCGCCCTCTTGCGACCGCAAGAGCTCGCGCTTGTCGCGTCGTATGTGAACCTTGGCTCGCGGAACCTGTCGGTCTTGTTCTCACGCGGCTTTCGCGCGTACCGGAGCCGGCGCGACAAGCAGCTCGCGCTCGTCGATTTGGCCTTCGTGAAGATGCGCCGTCGCCGCGGCGAATCGGGTCGCGAGCTCGACGCGAAGGAGACGCGCCTCCGGGGCGCCATCAGCCAGATGAACGCCCAGGGGATCGTCTTGGATTGACGAGCGGTGAAGGAGGGGGCGTCAGTCGTCGACTGCAAGGCTTACGGCTAGAACGGCGCCGCCGGGAGCGACGGAAGCGGAGACCGGGGCGAAAGCCAGGTGCCGGACGTGCTCCTGGTAGACTGCGGGGCGCACGCGTACCGCTCCCGCGGGTCCTGGCGTTTCCGACCGTACGAAGTCCATCAGAGACACCCACGCGAGCGCTCCATCAAGCGCGCTCGGCATCATGCCCAGTGCATCGGGAGCCACCGCGCACTGGCCCGCAACGAGGACGAGGTCGGAAACGTCGGCGTCGACGTCGAGAGACTCTCCTCTGGCCGTGCGATGCTCCACGTCCACGAGGCTCGCGCACCCGTTCGCGTCCGGGAGCAACGTTGCTGGTTCGACCGCTCCCCGCCATTCTGGCGCGCTCAAGAGTCTCAGCTCTCGCTCGATGTCCTCGAGGATTACGCTCGGGGCGCCGATCGCAAGCAGCGCGGCCCTGCGCTTCTGGCCGAAGGCGAGCGAGTTATGGCGAAGCGTCTCGCCGACCGCCAGGTCGAAGGCAGGGCGATACCGCGCGAGAAACGCAACGAGGGCCGCCATCCTGAGAGGGCGGGCCCCGCTCTCAGGTTGGTCGACGAAGTGCACCTCTTGGGCGTCAGCCTCGATGGCGCGTTGGAGCTCCCGCAGCCTGCCCAAGTGGGCAGGGAAGACGTGGCTGCCGAGAGGAAAGATCGAAACGGGTGCCCCGTGCCAGAGGGCAAACGCGTCGGCGGCTCGCACGCTCCCCAAGCGACTGCGACTAACGAGAGAGCGTGCGGGAGAACCCCGCGACGCGCAGCGAGTGATACGCGACGCCGCTCTCGGGCACGAGGAGCGACCCACCGGGCAGGTGGTCGAAGGGGAAGTAGTCGGCTCGGACTGTGCGGAGCACCTTGCCCACCTCGTCCAGGAGCTGCACTTCGCGCGGTTCGCCGCTCGGAGGGGCCTTGATGGTGACGACGCTGCCGAAGGCGGACGGGCCGTCTGCGCCGAGCGTGACGAACTGGAACTGCGCGCCGCGAACGCCGCGAGCGCCGTTGCCGGTGTTCGAACCGGGCGTGATCGTTGGCGCGAGCGGCTTGCCCTTGTTGACCGTAGCGAGCCGCGTGAAGAGCCCTTTGTACGTGTAGTCGCTCACCCACGTGGGCTCGCAGTAGCCCATGAAGTCGGCGGCCGATGAGGGCGAGATGAGCTTGTCCTTGGTCAGGTCGTAGCCCCACGCACCGAGGGCGCCGCCCTGGTGCGGGAAGCTCGGGTCGACGCCGTCGATGGAGCCGAAGTCGGAGCAGGGGGCGTGGGAGCGACCGTGCGC
The window above is part of the Myxococcales bacterium genome. Proteins encoded here:
- a CDS encoding PrsW family intramembrane metalloprotease, with amino-acid sequence MSAFLVGAVIGAFFVTPLVVFYFLFLRWCDRFEPEPLWLLGLAFAWGAVFATLFGGLSSAVGEGAVGAALGLKAGHPIMQAIGATVFAPVFEEGFKAIGVLVVALISALGLKEFDGALDGAIYGGVVGLGFTLTEDILYVANQFTKEGLGGLIGLWFLRTVLLGLSYCTFTACTGLAVGIAAERGTVAKIILPPLGLAAAMAMHAMHNGLPTFFGSGGAAVMILISWVIDLGFFALLALLVMRDRATVIRELSGELGALLRPQELALVASYVNLGSRNLSVLFSRGFRAYRSRRDKQLALVDLAFVKMRRRRGESGRELDAKETRLRGAISQMNAQGIVLD